One genomic region from Streptomyces sp. NBC_00457 encodes:
- a CDS encoding TIGR04282 family arsenosugar biosynthesis glycosyltransferase, which yields MTTLLVIAKEPRPGRVKTRLTPPFTPEEAAALAEASLADTLDVVARTPATRRVLVLDGRPGRWLPSGFEVVPQCAGGLDERLAAAFAGCTGPSLLIGMDTPQVTPELLTVDFAGCDAYFGPAEDGGFWALGLAAPDPALLRGVPMSTPHTGAVQRDRLAGLRVRDLPRLRDVDTAYDAEVVAKAAPGGRFAAELERLTTEAR from the coding sequence GTGACCACGCTGCTCGTCATCGCCAAGGAGCCCCGGCCGGGCCGGGTCAAGACCCGGCTGACGCCGCCGTTCACGCCCGAGGAGGCGGCGGCCCTCGCCGAGGCCTCGCTCGCGGACACCCTGGACGTGGTGGCGCGAACACCGGCCACACGCCGGGTCCTGGTTCTCGACGGCAGACCGGGGCGCTGGCTGCCGTCCGGCTTCGAGGTCGTACCGCAGTGCGCGGGCGGCCTCGACGAACGTCTCGCCGCCGCCTTCGCGGGCTGCACCGGCCCGTCCCTGCTCATCGGCATGGACACCCCGCAGGTGACGCCGGAGCTGCTGACGGTGGACTTCGCCGGCTGCGACGCGTACTTCGGTCCCGCCGAGGACGGCGGCTTCTGGGCGCTGGGCCTGGCCGCACCGGACCCCGCCCTGCTGCGGGGCGTCCCGATGTCGACGCCGCACACCGGCGCCGTACAACGCGACCGCCTCGCGGGACTGCGGGTGCGGGACCTGCCGCGCCTGCGCGACGTCGACACGGCGTACGACGCCGAGGTCGTCGCCAAGGCGGCGCCCGGCGGGCGTTTCGCGGCGGAGCTGGAGCGGCTGACGACGGAGGCGCGGTGA
- a CDS encoding response regulator transcription factor — protein sequence MPHYEGVEKVRLLVVDDDPPIADLVATVARYEGWDAVTANSGEEALRAAAEFHPDIVVLDLMLPDLDGFGVLDRLRRSGTMVPVVFLTARDAVADRVAGLTRGGDDYLVKPFAVEELMARLRTVLRRSAGPGFQRSVLQVADLTMDEDTREVRRGDRMLTLTPTEYEVLRYLMRKSPTVLTKAQILDHVWEYGFGGRSNVVELVVSRLRRKLDEPDEPVAGTTPLIHTVRGFGYVIRQAAE from the coding sequence GTGCCGCACTATGAGGGGGTGGAGAAAGTACGACTGCTCGTCGTGGACGACGACCCGCCGATCGCCGACCTCGTCGCGACGGTCGCGCGTTACGAAGGCTGGGACGCGGTCACGGCGAACTCCGGTGAGGAGGCGCTGCGCGCCGCCGCCGAGTTCCACCCGGACATCGTGGTGCTCGACCTGATGCTGCCGGACCTGGACGGCTTCGGCGTGCTCGACCGGCTGCGCCGCTCCGGGACGATGGTGCCGGTGGTGTTCCTCACCGCCCGGGACGCCGTCGCCGACCGGGTGGCCGGGCTGACCCGGGGCGGCGACGACTACCTGGTCAAGCCGTTCGCGGTGGAGGAGCTGATGGCCCGGCTGCGCACGGTGCTGCGGCGCAGCGCCGGGCCCGGCTTCCAGCGGTCCGTCCTCCAGGTCGCCGACCTCACGATGGACGAGGACACCCGTGAGGTGCGGCGCGGCGACCGGATGCTCACCCTCACCCCCACCGAGTACGAAGTGCTGCGCTACCTCATGCGCAAGTCGCCGACCGTGCTCACCAAGGCGCAGATCCTCGACCACGTGTGGGAGTACGGCTTCGGCGGCCGCTCGAACGTCGTCGAGCTGGTCGTCAGCCGGCTGCGCCGCAAGCTCGACGAGCCCGATGAGCCCGTCGCCGGCACGACTCCGCTGATCCACACCGTCCGGGGCTTCGGATATGTGATCCGGCAGGCCGCCGAGTGA
- a CDS encoding ferredoxin reductase family protein, with amino-acid sequence MTTVQSPPAPPTAIRPRVAARTGLYAVLAVNVAVVAYFFVQAGFASNTLIVLGRLCGLLGGLLMAFQLLLVARLPWFDRRIGMDRMTLWHRWIGFSLLWTLVGHVVFITFGYGESSGLDPVNQLVDLAETTEGVLRALVAWVLIIFIGVGSARWARRRLAYETWHFIHLYTYAAVVLAFTHEVAVGTTFVASSLATAYWWTLWGFALGAVVLGRAVLPLWRNWRHQLRVSAVVPESDNVVSVYITGRDLDQMGARAGQFFLWRFMTRDRWWQANPFSLSAAPDGRSLRLTAKAAGDGSAALRHMKVGTRVFAEGPYGAFTAMHRTRPESLLIAGGVGVTPIRALLEELEGHAVVIYRVSSDRDAVLYDELRDLAAMKGAELHLVTGSPVPDRLAAPELSRLVPDIADRDVFLCGPPPMMNAVLGTLRELGVPKPQIHFERFSLAG; translated from the coding sequence GTGACAACCGTCCAATCGCCCCCTGCGCCCCCCACGGCGATACGCCCCAGGGTGGCCGCCCGCACGGGCCTGTACGCCGTGCTGGCCGTGAACGTTGCCGTGGTGGCCTACTTCTTCGTCCAGGCCGGGTTCGCCTCCAACACCCTGATCGTGCTGGGCCGCCTGTGCGGCCTGCTCGGCGGACTCCTGATGGCGTTCCAGCTGCTGCTGGTCGCCCGGCTGCCCTGGTTCGACCGCCGCATCGGCATGGACCGGATGACCCTCTGGCACCGCTGGATCGGCTTCTCGCTGCTGTGGACGCTCGTCGGCCACGTGGTCTTCATCACCTTCGGCTACGGCGAGTCCTCCGGCCTCGACCCGGTCAACCAGCTGGTCGACCTCGCGGAGACCACCGAGGGCGTGCTGCGCGCGCTCGTCGCCTGGGTGCTGATCATCTTCATCGGCGTCGGCTCGGCCCGCTGGGCCCGGCGCCGACTGGCGTACGAGACCTGGCACTTCATCCACCTGTACACCTACGCCGCCGTGGTGCTGGCGTTCACGCACGAGGTGGCCGTCGGTACGACGTTCGTCGCCTCGTCCCTGGCCACCGCCTACTGGTGGACCCTGTGGGGCTTCGCGCTCGGCGCGGTGGTCCTGGGCCGGGCGGTGCTGCCGCTGTGGCGGAACTGGCGCCACCAGCTGCGCGTCTCGGCCGTCGTCCCCGAGTCCGACAACGTCGTCTCCGTCTACATCACCGGCCGCGACCTGGATCAGATGGGCGCACGGGCCGGCCAGTTCTTCCTGTGGCGTTTCATGACCCGGGACCGCTGGTGGCAGGCCAACCCCTTCTCGCTGTCCGCCGCCCCCGACGGCCGCAGCCTCAGGCTCACCGCCAAGGCGGCTGGTGACGGCAGCGCGGCCCTGCGGCACATGAAGGTCGGCACGCGCGTCTTCGCCGAGGGCCCCTACGGCGCGTTCACCGCGATGCACCGCACCCGGCCCGAGTCCCTCCTCATCGCGGGCGGCGTCGGTGTCACCCCGATCCGCGCCCTGCTGGAGGAGCTGGAGGGCCACGCCGTCGTCATCTACCGCGTGAGCAGCGACCGGGACGCCGTCCTCTACGACGAGCTGCGCGACCTCGCCGCCATGAAGGGCGCCGAGCTGCACCTGGTGACCGGGTCGCCCGTCCCGGACCGGCTCGCGGCGCCGGAACTCAGCCGGCTCGTGCCGGACATCGCCGACCGGGACGTCTTCCTGTGCGGGCCGCCGCCCATGATGAACGCGGTGCTCGGCACCCTGCGCGAGCTGGGCGTGCCCAAGCCGCAGATCCACTTCGAGCGTTTCAGCCTGGCTGGATGA
- a CDS encoding glycosyltransferase family 2 protein, which yields MKAVTTSSPTDHSTDHGTDQAVDVVLPCLNEAEALPWVLERIPPGWRALVVDNGSTDGSADIASALGATVVREERRGFGAACHAGLTAATADIVCFCDCDASLDPGDLVPFVREVAGGAADLVLGRRRPQSRGAWPVHARAGNLALARMLRRRTGLRLRDLGPLRAARREPLLALGLSDRRSGYPLQMVVRAADAGWRIAEHDVPYFPRTGASKVTGTWRGTWQAVRDMSRVLTETAAEQGVRP from the coding sequence GTGAAAGCCGTGACGACCTCTTCTCCGACGGACCACAGCACGGACCACGGAACGGACCAGGCAGTCGACGTGGTCCTCCCCTGTCTCAACGAGGCCGAGGCGCTGCCCTGGGTCCTGGAGCGCATCCCGCCCGGCTGGCGCGCGCTCGTCGTGGACAACGGGTCCACCGACGGCTCCGCCGACATCGCCAGCGCCCTCGGCGCGACCGTCGTACGCGAGGAGCGGCGCGGCTTCGGCGCCGCCTGCCATGCGGGCCTGACGGCGGCCACCGCCGACATCGTGTGCTTCTGCGACTGCGACGCCTCCCTGGACCCGGGCGACCTCGTGCCCTTCGTACGGGAAGTGGCGGGCGGCGCGGCCGACCTGGTGCTCGGCAGGCGGCGCCCGCAGAGCCGGGGCGCCTGGCCCGTGCACGCTCGCGCGGGCAATCTGGCGCTGGCCCGGATGCTGCGCCGCCGTACCGGGCTGCGCCTGCGCGATCTGGGCCCGCTGCGGGCCGCCCGGCGCGAGCCGCTGCTCGCCCTCGGGCTCAGCGACCGGCGCAGCGGCTATCCGCTGCAGATGGTGGTGCGCGCCGCCGACGCGGGCTGGCGCATCGCCGAGCACGACGTGCCGTACTTCCCGCGCACCGGCGCCTCCAAGGTCACCGGCACCTGGCGGGGGACCTGGCAGGCGGTGCGGGACATGAGCCGCGTACTGACCGAGACCGCCGCCGAGCAGGGAGTTCGCCCGTGA
- a CDS encoding sensor histidine kinase yields MRDMLLIALFAFLGAAAAGVLGAGVLRLIRRRSLAVHLAVVAAVGVTAMLAGTLAVARAMFLSEHDLKVVTLVVAMAAVVSLVTATVLGRWVVARSRALALAARSFGDGGDFTSPVGPATAELAALSRELEATSIRLAESRTRERALESSRRELVAWISHDLRTPLAGLRAMAEALEDGVAADPDRYLRQIRTEVERLNDMVGDLFELSRIHAGTLALSPSRISLYDLVGDALAGADPLAREHGVRLVGDRVEPVPVEVDGKEMSRVLGNLLVNAIRRTPTDGTVAVAAERSADGVVLSVTDGCGGIPDEDLPRVFDTGWRGNDARTPPAGAGLGLAIVRGIVEAHQGRAAVHNVPGGCRFEVTLPMAGV; encoded by the coding sequence ATGCGCGACATGCTTCTCATCGCCCTCTTCGCCTTCCTCGGCGCCGCCGCGGCCGGCGTGCTCGGCGCGGGCGTTCTGCGGCTCATCCGGCGCCGCTCGCTCGCGGTGCACCTCGCCGTCGTCGCCGCCGTCGGCGTCACCGCGATGCTCGCGGGCACCCTCGCGGTCGCGCGGGCGATGTTCCTGTCCGAGCACGATCTGAAGGTCGTCACGCTGGTCGTCGCCATGGCCGCCGTGGTCTCCCTCGTCACCGCGACGGTGCTCGGCCGCTGGGTCGTCGCCCGCAGCCGCGCCCTCGCGCTCGCCGCGCGCTCCTTCGGCGACGGCGGCGACTTCACCTCGCCCGTCGGTCCCGCGACCGCCGAACTCGCCGCGCTGAGCCGTGAGTTGGAGGCGACGAGTATCAGACTCGCCGAGTCCCGGACCCGTGAGCGGGCTCTGGAGTCCTCGCGGCGTGAACTCGTCGCCTGGATCTCGCACGACCTGCGTACCCCGCTCGCCGGGCTGCGGGCGATGGCCGAGGCGCTGGAGGACGGTGTCGCCGCCGACCCCGACCGCTATCTGCGTCAGATCCGCACCGAGGTGGAGCGCCTCAACGACATGGTGGGTGACCTCTTCGAACTCTCCCGCATCCATGCGGGGACGCTGGCGCTGAGTCCCAGCCGGATCTCGCTGTACGACCTTGTCGGGGACGCCCTCGCGGGGGCGGATCCGCTGGCGCGGGAGCACGGTGTGCGGCTTGTCGGTGATCGGGTGGAGCCAGTGCCGGTGGAGGTGGACGGGAAGGAGATGAGCCGGGTTCTCGGCAATCTGCTCGTCAATGCGATTCGGCGTACGCCGACGGACGGGACGGTCGCTGTGGCCGCCGAACGGTCGGCCGATGGTGTGGTGTTGTCCGTGACGGACGGTTGTGGGGGGATTCCTGACGAGGATCTGCCGCGGGTGTTCGATACCGGATGGCGGGGGAACGATGCGCGGACGCCTCCGGCGGGGGCGGGGCTGGGGTTGGCGATTGTGCGGGGGATTGTGGAGGCTCATCAGGGGCGGGCGGCGGTTCACAATGTGCCAGGCGGCTGTCGGTTCGAGGTGACGTTGCCGATGGCTGGGGTGTGA
- a CDS encoding NAD-dependent epimerase/dehydratase family protein produces the protein MRVLVTGGAGFIGSHVVESLRAHGHDPVVYDISDGPASDVRDPDAIRAALPGVDAVCHQAAMVGLGVDFSDAADYVSHNDLGTAVLLTAMAEAGVRRLVLAGSMVVYGEGRYSCEWHGAVRPGPRSVAALESGRFEPLCPVCGEDLSPGLVAEDAPVDPRNVYATTKLTQEHLAAAWARTTGGSAISLRYHNVYGPGMPRDTPYAGVASFFRSALARGESPRVYEDGHQRRDFVHVRDVASANVAALEGNPTPGTLTAYNTGSGDPHTVGEMARALAAAYGGPDPVITGEFRLGDVRHITADSSRLRAELGWKAEVGFEEGMREFARAEMRSA, from the coding sequence ATGCGCGTATTGGTCACCGGCGGTGCCGGATTCATCGGGTCCCATGTCGTCGAGTCCCTGCGGGCCCACGGCCACGACCCCGTCGTCTACGACATCAGCGACGGCCCGGCGTCGGACGTACGGGACCCCGACGCCATCCGCGCCGCCCTGCCCGGCGTGGACGCGGTCTGCCACCAGGCGGCGATGGTCGGCCTCGGCGTCGACTTCTCGGACGCGGCCGACTACGTCTCCCACAACGACCTGGGCACCGCGGTGCTGCTCACCGCCATGGCGGAGGCAGGCGTACGACGTCTGGTGCTGGCCGGGTCGATGGTGGTGTACGGCGAGGGCCGGTACTCGTGCGAGTGGCACGGCGCGGTGCGACCGGGCCCCCGTTCGGTCGCCGCCCTGGAGTCGGGCCGCTTCGAACCGCTCTGCCCGGTCTGCGGCGAGGACCTGTCCCCCGGCCTGGTCGCCGAGGACGCCCCCGTAGACCCACGCAACGTGTACGCGACGACCAAGCTCACCCAGGAGCACCTGGCGGCGGCCTGGGCACGGACGACAGGCGGCTCGGCGATCTCACTGCGCTACCACAACGTCTACGGCCCCGGCATGCCCCGCGACACCCCCTACGCAGGCGTCGCCTCCTTCTTCCGCTCCGCCCTCGCCCGCGGCGAATCCCCCCGCGTCTACGAAGACGGCCACCAACGCCGCGACTTCGTCCACGTACGCGACGTGGCCTCGGCCAACGTGGCAGCCCTGGAGGGGAATCCCACACCAGGCACCCTCACCGCATACAACACCGGCAGCGGCGACCCCCACACGGTCGGCGAAATGGCCCGAGCACTGGCAGCGGCATACGGCGGCCCGGACCCGGTGATCACCGGCGAGTTCCGCCTGGGGGACGTCCGGCACATCACAGCCGACTCGTCGAGGCTGCGGGCGGAGTTGGGGTGGAAGGCGGAGGTGGGTTTCGAGGAGGGGATGAGGGAGTTCGCGCGGGCGGAGATGCGGTCAGCCTGA
- a CDS encoding molybdopterin-dependent oxidoreductase: MRPTPPTPFSPGFWRSPLRGARFTSVLGIVLLGGITVLFLTGLVSYAAYNPNLDPVNDKTPDKGILGFYLFSWPTDPHWLYRLNQGIHVTLGIALIPVLLAKLWSVVPRLFTLPPARSLAHAAERISLLLLVGGALFEFVTGVLNVQLDYIFPGSFYALHFYGAWVFFAAFVAHAALKTPKALRNLRQLREERGEREEQDDLVAPEPAEPTVSRRGALWFVGGGSLLLFATTVGQSFDGFLRRTALLAPHGGGEPGSGPNGFQINKTAAKVGITPAETGAEVWRLVVTGRTGTIRLSRADLLQLPLHSASLPIACVEGWSTSDQWWRGVRLRDLAALVGHDDPTDVFVESLQRVGAFRRAALRANQVADERSLLALTVNGEDLSPDHGYPARVIVPAAPGVLNTKWVARMTFGDL, from the coding sequence ATGCGACCCACACCTCCCACTCCGTTCTCGCCCGGATTCTGGCGCAGCCCGCTGCGCGGGGCGCGGTTCACCTCGGTGCTCGGCATCGTGCTGCTCGGCGGGATCACGGTGCTGTTCCTGACGGGGCTGGTGTCGTACGCCGCCTACAACCCGAACCTGGATCCGGTGAACGACAAGACCCCGGACAAGGGGATCCTCGGCTTCTACCTCTTCTCCTGGCCGACCGACCCGCACTGGCTGTACCGGCTCAACCAGGGCATCCACGTCACGCTCGGGATCGCCCTCATCCCCGTGCTGCTGGCCAAGCTGTGGTCGGTCGTGCCCCGGCTGTTCACACTGCCGCCGGCCCGCTCGCTCGCGCACGCGGCGGAGCGGATCTCGCTGCTCCTGCTGGTCGGCGGTGCCCTCTTCGAGTTCGTCACCGGTGTGCTGAACGTCCAGCTCGACTACATCTTCCCCGGCTCCTTCTACGCCCTGCACTTCTACGGGGCCTGGGTGTTCTTCGCCGCGTTCGTCGCCCATGCCGCACTGAAGACGCCGAAGGCGCTGCGCAATCTGCGGCAACTGCGGGAGGAGAGGGGGGAAAGGGAGGAGCAGGACGACCTGGTGGCCCCGGAGCCCGCCGAGCCGACCGTGTCCCGGCGTGGCGCCCTGTGGTTCGTCGGGGGCGGCTCGCTGCTGCTGTTCGCCACGACCGTCGGGCAGAGCTTCGACGGCTTTCTGCGCCGTACCGCCCTGCTCGCCCCGCACGGCGGCGGCGAACCGGGCTCGGGACCGAACGGCTTCCAGATCAACAAGACGGCCGCGAAGGTGGGCATCACTCCCGCGGAGACCGGCGCTGAGGTGTGGCGGCTGGTCGTCACCGGCCGCACCGGAACCATCCGCCTCAGCCGCGCCGACCTGCTCCAACTCCCCCTGCACTCCGCCTCGTTGCCCATCGCCTGCGTCGAGGGCTGGTCGACCTCCGACCAGTGGTGGCGCGGCGTACGGCTGCGGGATCTGGCCGCGCTCGTCGGCCACGACGATCCCACCGACGTCTTCGTGGAGTCGCTGCAACGTGTCGGCGCCTTCCGCCGCGCCGCCCTGCGGGCGAACCAAGTCGCCGACGAACGCTCCTTGCTCGCCCTGACCGTCAACGGCGAGGACCTGTCCCCCGACCACGGCTACCCAGCCCGGGTCATCGTGCCCGCGGCACCCGGTGTGCTCAACACCAAGTGGGTGGCCCGGATGACGTTCGGAGATCTGTGA
- a CDS encoding sensor histidine kinase → MIRRLRQTYRRLRLGTRLALGLGVLSLVVFAVVGTALTTYMRDYLSKQLDEQLAQGQIAQSKSIADYGTLSGKKYYSWYYAVYDVRDGTPVLRKPEDPADLPEDVDDFTAVARAQTTSPTEVLRTDHLEGKGDYRLRACEVESGLILVSAAPMADIDDTVGQLITIQAVTFGLALLALVVAGRGMLRRGLKPLSDMAHTARGITSHDLTDSARLPVRHDGRSGGPEVEELRTAFNTMLEHIDDSLAVRTEAEQRLRRFVADASHELRTPLMSVRGYADLFQYAAANAPEERDKHLARLRAEAARMGFLLDDLLLLARLDAAEVEAPLRVQEADLVELVENAADAFRAAHTDHPLTVATGPSRLTMRMDPQRVRQVLDNLLTNAAVHTPEGTDVSLSVSVTDGRAVVRVADAGPGIPPDDRKRIFDRFYRVDKARSRDRGGSGLGLAVAHSLVSAHAGTIDVTSEPGATVFTVSLPLPKGLTDR, encoded by the coding sequence GTGATCCGGCGGCTCAGGCAGACCTACCGCAGACTGCGCCTCGGCACCCGCCTCGCACTGGGCCTCGGCGTGCTGTCCCTCGTCGTCTTCGCGGTCGTCGGCACGGCGCTGACGACGTACATGCGGGACTACCTGTCGAAGCAGCTCGACGAACAGCTGGCGCAGGGCCAGATCGCCCAGTCCAAGTCCATCGCGGACTACGGCACGCTCTCCGGGAAGAAGTACTACAGCTGGTACTACGCCGTGTACGACGTGCGGGACGGCACGCCCGTGCTCCGTAAGCCCGAGGACCCCGCCGACCTGCCGGAGGACGTCGACGACTTCACCGCCGTGGCGCGGGCGCAGACCACCTCGCCCACGGAAGTCCTGCGCACCGACCACCTCGAGGGCAAGGGCGACTACCGGTTGCGCGCCTGCGAGGTCGAGTCCGGTCTGATCCTGGTCAGCGCCGCGCCGATGGCCGACATCGACGACACCGTGGGCCAGTTGATCACGATCCAGGCCGTCACCTTCGGGCTCGCGCTGCTCGCCCTGGTGGTGGCCGGCCGGGGGATGCTGCGGCGCGGTCTGAAGCCGCTGAGCGACATGGCGCACACGGCACGTGGCATCACCTCGCACGATCTGACGGACTCGGCGCGGCTGCCGGTACGGCACGACGGACGCAGCGGCGGCCCCGAGGTGGAGGAGCTGCGCACCGCGTTCAACACGATGCTGGAGCACATCGACGACTCCCTCGCGGTCCGCACGGAAGCCGAGCAGCGGCTGCGCCGGTTCGTCGCGGACGCCTCGCACGAGCTGCGCACACCGCTGATGTCCGTACGCGGCTACGCCGACCTCTTCCAGTACGCCGCCGCCAACGCCCCCGAGGAACGCGACAAGCACCTGGCCCGGCTGCGCGCCGAGGCCGCCCGGATGGGCTTCCTCCTGGACGACCTGCTGCTGCTCGCCCGGCTTGACGCCGCCGAGGTCGAGGCGCCGCTGCGGGTCCAGGAGGCGGACCTGGTGGAGCTGGTCGAGAACGCCGCGGACGCCTTCCGCGCGGCCCACACGGACCACCCGCTGACGGTGGCCACCGGCCCCTCCCGGCTGACGATGCGGATGGATCCGCAACGCGTCCGGCAGGTCCTGGACAACCTCCTCACCAACGCGGCCGTGCACACCCCGGAGGGCACGGACGTGTCCCTGTCGGTGTCGGTCACGGACGGCAGGGCCGTCGTCCGGGTCGCCGACGCGGGCCCCGGCATCCCGCCCGACGACCGGAAACGGATCTTCGACCGCTTCTACCGCGTCGACAAGGCCCGCAGCCGCGACCGCGGCGGCAGCGGACTGGGCCTCGCGGTGGCGCACTCGCTGGTGAGCGCGCACGCCGGCACGATCGACGTCACCAGCGAACCGGGCGCCACGGTGTTCACGGTCTCGCTGCCCCTCCCGAAAGGTCTTACGGACCGGTGA
- a CDS encoding response regulator transcription factor, with amino-acid sequence MEQQQHAGPGARVLVVDDDPTVAEVVSGYLDRAGYVVDRAGDGPDALERAAAHWPDLVVLDLMLPGMDGLEVCRRMRVRGPVPVIMLTARGDEDDRILGLEVGADDYVTKPFSPRELVLRVESVLRRARPAQPSASLHAAGLTVDPAARRAAKNGTELALTVREFDLLAFFLRHPGRVFSREDLMREVWGWDFGDLSTVTVHVRRLRGKVEDDPARPGLIQTVWGVGYRFDAGSGTGSGSGFDTGSGFGSGFDNGEA; translated from the coding sequence ATGGAACAGCAGCAGCACGCGGGGCCCGGGGCCCGGGTCCTCGTCGTCGACGACGATCCGACCGTCGCCGAGGTGGTGTCCGGATACCTCGACCGGGCCGGATACGTCGTCGACCGGGCCGGGGACGGACCCGACGCGCTGGAGCGGGCCGCCGCGCACTGGCCGGACCTCGTCGTACTCGACCTGATGCTGCCCGGCATGGACGGCCTGGAGGTGTGCCGGCGGATGCGGGTACGCGGGCCCGTGCCGGTCATCATGCTCACCGCGCGCGGCGACGAGGACGACCGGATCCTGGGCCTGGAGGTCGGCGCCGACGACTACGTCACCAAACCCTTCAGCCCCCGCGAACTCGTCCTGCGCGTCGAGTCCGTGCTGCGCCGCGCCCGTCCCGCCCAGCCGTCCGCCAGCCTGCACGCGGCCGGGCTCACCGTCGACCCGGCGGCCCGCCGCGCCGCCAAGAACGGCACCGAACTCGCCCTCACCGTCCGCGAGTTCGACCTCCTCGCGTTCTTCCTCCGGCACCCCGGCCGGGTGTTCAGCCGGGAGGACCTGATGCGTGAGGTGTGGGGCTGGGACTTCGGCGACCTGTCGACCGTCACCGTCCATGTCCGCAGGCTGCGCGGCAAGGTCGAGGACGATCCGGCGCGGCCGGGGCTGATTCAGACGGTGTGGGGGGTCGGCTATCGCTTCGACGCCGGCTCCGGCACGGGCTCCGGCAGCGGTTTCGACACCGGCTCCGGCTTCGGCAGCGGTTTCGACAACGGGGAGGCGTGA
- a CDS encoding class I SAM-dependent methyltransferase, producing MVPIVRQPTPEGRPWTVDLYSDALRTGRGPLFLRRTDGWLLPLDVERWCARADAVDLEVLARCEGAVLDVGCGPGRLVAELAARGRRALGIDVSEAAVAHTVRLGGQALHRSVFEPVPGEGRWGTVLLADGNVGIGGDPVALLGRLDRLLAPGGLLIAETAPVDVDERVHVHVTDGRGAVGAPFPWARLGTPALLRHAHSAGWSAVDQWTSGGRSFAALRSRRTNRIAEPANSTAVISSQRAR from the coding sequence CTGGTACCGATCGTCCGGCAGCCGACCCCGGAGGGCCGTCCCTGGACCGTCGACCTCTACAGCGACGCACTGCGCACCGGGCGCGGGCCGCTCTTCCTGCGCCGTACGGACGGCTGGCTGCTGCCGCTGGACGTGGAGCGCTGGTGTGCGCGGGCCGACGCGGTGGACCTGGAGGTGCTGGCCCGGTGCGAGGGCGCGGTGCTGGACGTGGGCTGTGGTCCCGGCCGGCTGGTCGCCGAACTCGCGGCCCGGGGACGGCGCGCGCTCGGCATCGACGTCAGCGAGGCGGCCGTCGCGCACACCGTGCGGCTCGGCGGACAGGCGCTGCACCGCTCGGTGTTCGAGCCGGTGCCGGGAGAGGGCCGCTGGGGCACCGTCCTGCTCGCGGACGGCAATGTCGGCATCGGCGGCGACCCCGTCGCCCTGCTCGGCCGGCTGGACCGACTGCTGGCTCCCGGCGGGCTGTTGATCGCCGAGACTGCCCCGGTCGACGTGGACGAGCGTGTCCATGTGCACGTGACCGACGGCCGGGGCGCGGTCGGCGCCCCGTTCCCGTGGGCCCGCCTCGGCACTCCCGCCCTGCTGCGGCACGCCCACAGCGCGGGCTGGAGCGCCGTCGATCAGTGGACCTCCGGCGGCCGTTCCTTCGCCGCCCTGCGCAGCCGTCGTACGAACAGGATCGCGGAGCCCGCGAACAGTACGGCGGTGATCAGCAGCCAGCGGGCGAGGTAG